The sequence CGGTCGTCGCCTGACGCGACGCTCACCGGCCGGGCCCTCGGTCGGGCGGCTTGCGCCGACCGGTGTTGCGGAAGATCAGCACCACGCCGGCGACGACGGCCGCCACCACCACGAGTACCAGCAGCACGATGACCACGATCCCCCCGACCGCGATGCCGGGAGGTGCCACGTCCGCAGGTGCGCTGAGCTCGCCGATCACCCGCGCAACGATACCGGGGTCAGGAGGCGCGCAGGAGCCACGACGCGGTGCGGTTCGCCAGCGCGCAGTGCGGGTTCCTGCCCACGTATGCCACCAGCCGGTCGCTGATGCTCGACCCGTACGGCAGCCAGACGGGGTCGGCGAACCGCCGGCCGCGGTCGGCGGTGTCGACGAACAGCGGGGTGAGCTCGAGCAGCTCGCCGGCCAGCTCCGGCGGGATCACCCGGTGGTGGCCACAGGCCTGCGCGACGTCCCACCCGTGTACGGCGATCTCCACCGCACCCACGGAAGCGGCGACGGCGGCCGTGATCGGCAGGCCGTCGACCGCGACCAGCCGCGGCTGCGGCGCCGCCGCCCACGCTCCCACCAGCCGACGGGCCCGCTGGCGCACGATCGCGACCAGCTCCCCGTCGGCCGGCGGCAGCCGTAGGGCGACCGACCCCACCTGCCCGCCGGCCGACTCGTGCAGCGCGAGCAGCGAGTCGTCGACGTGGTGCAACAGGTCGCGGAGATCCCAGTCCCGGCACGGGGTGGCATGGCTCAGCGCGTCGGGCGTGACCAGGTGCAGGCTGCCGAGCAGGTAGCCAACCGCCCGCTCCAGCAGCCCGACTCCGGCGAGCGTCGCCGCGCGCATGTCCACCACGACCGGTCCCCAGCTACGCGGCGGGGGTGTCGGCCGGCAGCGAGGCCGGCAGGCCGAAGGTCTCGAACAGCTTCAGGTCGCAGAAGCAGTGCACGTACGAGACGCCGTCAGGGGACATGGTGAGCACCGGCAGGTTGAACGGCCGGAACTCCTCGTCGTCGTTCTCACGCAGGTACAACCCGAACGCCGGCTGACCGTTCGCCCAGGTGGGGACCAGCCGCATCGAGTCGCGCCCCTTGGCCGGGCACTGCAGATCGATGAGCCTGGCGATGTCGTCCGGTCCCTGGAACCAGGCGTCGAACGGCGGCATCTCCCAGATCGCGTCCTTGGTGAACAGCTCCACCATGCCGGCGACGTCCTTGTCCTCGAACGCCTTCACGTACCGGTCGAGCAGCGCGCGCTGCTGTGCGTCGGTCGGCTCGGTCACCGAGTCCTCGGTGGGAGTGACCTGCTCCAGCTGCGCCCGGGCACGCTGCAGGATGCTGTTCACCGCGGTGGTGGTCGTCTCCAGCGCCTCGGCGACCTCCGCGGCCTTCCACTTCAGCACGTCGCGCAGGACCAGCACCGCCCGCTGCCGCG is a genomic window of Streptosporangiales bacterium containing:
- a CDS encoding TIGR03086 family protein, whose protein sequence is MRAATLAGVGLLERAVGYLLGSLHLVTPDALSHATPCRDWDLRDLLHHVDDSLLALHESAGGQVGSVALRLPPADGELVAIVRQRARRLVGAWAAAPQPRLVAVDGLPITAAVAASVGAVEIAVHGWDVAQACGHHRVIPPELAGELLELTPLFVDTADRGRRFADPVWLPYGSSISDRLVAYVGRNPHCALANRTASWLLRAS
- a CDS encoding sigma-70 family RNA polymerase sigma factor; amino-acid sequence: MTTADHRVVGEDFLKETDTYRRELLAHCYRMLGSVHDAEDMVQETYLRAWRSHERFEGRSSIRTWLHRIATNACLTALDSSSRRIMPTALGEPNGDPTVGVVARSEVSWLEPVPDTMLESDADPASVVGSKESVRLAFIAALQHLPPRQRAVLVLRDVLKWKAAEVAEALETTTTAVNSILQRARAQLEQVTPTEDSVTEPTDAQQRALLDRYVKAFEDKDVAGMVELFTKDAIWEMPPFDAWFQGPDDIARLIDLQCPAKGRDSMRLVPTWANGQPAFGLYLRENDDEEFRPFNLPVLTMSPDGVSYVHCFCDLKLFETFGLPASLPADTPAA